Below is a genomic region from Henckelia pumila isolate YLH828 chromosome 3, ASM3356847v2, whole genome shotgun sequence.
AGCTGAAACATCCACATCATCACTCTCTTCATTAGCAAAACATCTAGTTTCCACGGTCCGTAAACACCATGGAGATTTTTTAGCTGAATTGAAAAGGAGGAAGCCAGAACTGTACGGCCGGGCACAAGTGATGCTACAACTGACAGTTTTGGGCAAGAATCTTGGGGACATTTTTAATCTAGGATTGCTGGTGAAGAAAAATGATGAATTCGAACTGTTAATGTATGCGGCCCGATTCACGAGCATGGTTCCAGGCATGGCCGCGGATGTTGAAGCTGCCTCCATGTAATTACAACTTCGTGAACAATAAAAATTAAGCATCGAACAAAAAAAGATTgcaacaattaaagaataatcaGGCACATCCAGTCTAGGGTTTTATACGAGGTTTCAAGAGCTGAAATGCAGCAGATGACAAAGGCCATCTTCGTGCCGCAGAGCAGCTATTTTTGAGCTCCTGTacattttatatttttctttgaaATGACATATTTACCCCACGATAATATTatcgtttttttttgttttgtgttttgtCGTGGTAACTCGCTACGCAATAGCCTACAAATCATCGGTTAAATCGTATTAGGTAAGCTCTGTGTGCTTACGACAAATTAATCCAGAAAAATATTGACAGATCTTTCGTTACtaatccaaaaaaaatattggttGAATGAATCGAACACCTATCTTTAACAAACACTCGCATGTAATTTTCGATTAAACCGAAAGAGTATTATAGTAAAatcgaaataaaataaataaatattttcaacatAATTAAGCATAGAAGATTTGATTCGTTATAGAATTTTTGGCAAAATTTATGGAAATTCTTGCTAGTGCTACAGAATAACAATAAGATGCCCCATTTCTTGAACTCGCCAATTCTTACACTTAGGCAGGAAAACTCAATGTCAACAACAATATTCGTACATGTGTTAaagatttttcatttttttcccaTGATAATTGTCACCCCAGAAGCAACAAACTTGAATTCTTGCATAAATATTTGGAAGACGCCAttttatcatcatcatcaatatCATACGCTCCCTTATTCCTCGACATTTGTAAGATTTTCATGACTGGAAGTTGATCTCATGCTATATTCCGCGACAAGCTTCGAAAACGAAGATGACTTGTCCTCGAGCAACTTCCCGGGAGTATCGTACTCCTTCAAGAGTCCTGcaccagaaaaataaaatcagtGAGCAAACACACCAAAAGGAGCTGCTGACAAAAGTTCCAAGATATAGATAGTATTTGAGAGACCTTCTAAGAAATACTTCTCGGGTttttcttaataaaaataaaacttcatcaaaatttcaaaattttgttaaaaaaaagctGAAAAGTGCTCGTAGAAGCGCTCCCAAACACTACCGTAGTAGTGCCCATACCGTGATCTAATAATGCTACGCGATCGCTGTCGAGAACCGACGTTATCCTATGCGCGATGGTTATCACGGTTGAGTTAGTGAAGTGCTGCTTGAGGGTCTGCTGGATCAGGTTATCCGTTGCTGTGTCGACTGATGCTGTGGCCTCGTCGAGCACGAGGACCTGGCTTTTCTTTAGCAGAACACGTCCCAGACAGACTAGTTGCCTCTGGCCAACGCTCCAGTTCTCTCCGTTTTCCGATACTGAAAAATGGTGGTTACAGTTCAAGAAACAAAGCATTTAGAATCAGGTGATCAAAATCACCACAAGCATTGGATTACTAttgaagaaaatggaaaatttTGGACTAAGGTCGGTTTAAGACAAACCTGAGGAATCGAGCTTCCCTTCTTTTTTCCGGACATCATCTCCAAGCTGGCACTTGTCTAAAGCCTAAAGAGAAAGAAGACAAGAACTTAGTATTAATCAATCCATGGAGAAGGAAACACTTCCAACTATTCTATGTACGCCGACGCACCTCCCAAATCTGCTCATCTGTGTGTTCTTCAAGGGGGTCTAAGTTGCTTCGAATTGTGCCCTCAAACATGGTAGGATCTTGTGGTATTATGCTTAATCTAGATCGTAAGTCGTGCAATCCAATGGATGATATATCAATACCGTCGATCAGTATTTGCCCGCCGGCTGGATCAACAATGCGGAAGAGGGTCTGAATAAGAGTCGATTTACCACTTCCGGTCCTCCCAACTATGCCAGTCCTCTTCCCCCCGAAGAAAGTACATGTAAGGCCTCTCAAAACAAGAGGCAGGTGTGGAGCATATCGAACCTACAAGATAACGATCAGGTTATTTTCGGTCGATATAAATGAAGGATGATCGAGATGATGAACTTTTTACAAAAGAACACAGTGGATTCACCTGAAGATCTTGGATATTAACTTCTCCATTTGTCGGCCATTGGCTCGGTGGCCTGTTTGATTCTATGACAAGCGGGGGCTCACTTGGGATGGAAATGTACTGAAGTATTCTTTCAACTGATATGATCCTATTCTCCAACGTGCAAAAATTCCAAACCACCCATGCTTGTAACGTATTTAAATTAAGCCCATATGTTATTGCCAAACCAGCAACACCtgaagagaagagaagagaagagaagatCAGTTCACAGTGCATGAATCTGCTGAATTTTCCATTTGATAAATTTGAAATACTCACTGGGATCAATTGTTCCCTCAGGAATTGAAATCAAGAAAACCAACGAAAAGGCAAAAGTAACTAGAGACAATACGTCCAATCGAATGCATAGCCACTCCATTGCACCAGCAGTGTGAAACTTTGGCCTAGAATATCCATCAATTAGTTTCATGCTAGTGTCCCTAAATCTTGGCTCCTGATCGAAGCTTCTAATCGTGCTTGACCCCGAGAGTGTCTCTGAAAAGTGCTGTATAACTGGAGCCTTGCACACCCCACATAATCGAGCCAGCTCCCGTGCTGAAGCTATGTAATATTTCTACAGAAGgacaaaattttgttaacaCAAGCCTTTTTTACAAATTGCGTTAACAGATACGATAACATAAATTTCATTTGATTGCAACATGAAACTTGAAGGCACGACAAAATTACCTGCAACCATATGCAAATACTGATGACAGGAACGAAAATGATAAAGACCTGCCATGCGACTTGAGACATGACAAAGATAATTCCAAGAAGCTGTATTATAGCGAAAGCAAATTGTCCAACCAGAGATGCCATGTTCAAATCCACCGTACTTTGGTCAGTTGATGCCTGTGCAAGAACAAAACTTAGTTGATAAATTTCTCCAAGCTAATTATGAATCAAAAGCATCGATCTCAAAGGAGTAAACACAACCAATTCAAACATATTAATCCTTACTCGGTTTAGAATTCTCCCGCTGGGAGTCGAATCAAAGAACGACATGGGGGCACGGAATATGCATTGATGCATAGTGTTGAATAGTTTCGTCGCGGTTTTGTAGCCTGCTGTCACAAGGAGCAAAGCTCTTGCAAAAACACAAAAAGAACTTAAAATCGACAATGCAACATAGACGAGGATGAGGGTGGAGCTCCCAACGGGAGAGGCCTCGTCCTTGGACACCGGGGTTGCCCAAGCCATCCAGTAATTACTTCCAATTTGAAGAGCCTGAAACAGAATCTGTGCCAGTAATATAAAGGGTACAAGAAGTCCACCATATGCCGTTGTAACATATTTCCAGTAAACAGCCAGTCCAACTCTTCCTTTCTCTCTTTCCTCTTCTTCCACAAGCTGTCCCCTTATCTCATCGCCACCATCGACTTTATCATTTCTGTTATTCTGAGATTCTTGTTTCTGCAGAACTTTCTTGGCATTGTCAGAGCTAACTTCTTCGGCATTGGATGTCACCCATGAATCAATGGCTGATAAAGCTTCTTCATGTGCACCAACAAGTTCCATGAAGTCGCTTCCGGATTTGAGAATGTCATTGTACTTTCcagcttgtttaatttttccATCTTTCATAACCTAgtgataaataaattcaaatttcatatgATCCAGATACAGTGTAACAATGCAACAAAATACAGACGAACGTCTTACCACAATGATGTCTGCTGCAGGCAAGAACTCAACTTGATGTGTAACATAGATAACTGTTTTCGAACCCAAAAGTCCAAGTATACATTCCTATAATCACAAACAGCAAAAACGATTACAACTATCGGTAACATAAATAGCAGAAACAGGCAAGTGTGATTCTTACATTGAACAGATGAGTTCCTGTGTGTGCATCGACAGCACTGAAGGGATCATCAAACAAATAGATGTCGGCATCCTGGTATAGAGCCCGAGCAATCTGTATCCTCTGCTTCTGTCCGCCACTCAAGTTGATTCCCCTCTCCCCAATAACAGTTTGATCGCCAAATGAAAGAATTTCCAGGTCTTTCTTCAGTGAACACGCTTCCAGGACCTTATTGTAAAGTTGTCTGTCCATTTCCTTGCCAAACAGTATGTTCTCTTCAATCTTTCCACTCTGTATCCAAGGCGACTGAGCGACATAGGCCTTTTTCCCTGCTAGCTTAACTATCCCCGATATTTTCGGCATTTCCCCTAATACACAGGAAAGTAAGCTCGACTTGCCAGAACCAACAGTGCCACAAATGGCTACCCTCATTCCCCGGGACACACTCAGATTAATATCTTTCAATGTCGGAATAGAAGATGATGCATCCCAGGCAAAGTTCCCATCAATTATCTCTATGGCTATATTCGAACTAGTACTAGGAAGCTTCTCAATAACATCAGCCTGCAAGTCGTCGAGGGAAAGAAATAATGAAATTCGGTCGAGGGAAACCTTGGTCTGAACAATCATGGATATGGTATCAGGAAGATTGTAGATAGGTTCTTGAAGTATTCTGAATGTTGCGAGAGCAGATAATATCTTCCCCGACTCAAGTGGGATTCCCATCACCATGCAAGCACCAAAAGTTATCACAGACACAAACGTAGGCGCACCCCAGAACACAACTGTCGTGACAGCTGAAGTATAAAGATATTTTCTCAACCACCCCGTTTCTCTTTTCCTAAGATCAAGAATTCTAGACAGAAACTTCAACTCCCAGGCTTGAAGTTTGAGAATTCTCATGTTCCTCAACACTTCAGAGGTCGACTTCATCCTGGCATCTTTAGATTTCATCAATTCATCCTGATATTTCTCTTGCAATTTCCCCAACGGAACATTAGCCAGCATCACCAATACAGTAGCAACAAGTGCCGCTACTGAAGCCAGGCCAACATTTCTATACAAGATTGCCAGAGCCAAACCAACTTGTATAATAACCATCCAGGGATCATGCATATACCAACCAAAGTCACCAATTCTCTCAGCATCAACTGACATAATATTTATGATCTCCCCAGTGGTACGCCCCTGCTTTGATAGGCAAGAAAGAGTCAATCCCTTGTTATATACCTTAGCAACTAATGCTGCCCTGGCCCTGTACCCTGCCTGCTGCACTGCAAAGAACCAGTGTCTCTGTGACAGACACTCGAATACCTTTGCAATAAAAAAGGCAGAGACCAACCAATAGCCCtgatttttggaatttctaTGGCCATTTAAGAACTGAACAAGATTATCAATGAGATATGGACCAACATATGAAGCCAATGTGTAGACAAGAACATAAACAGCAGACACTGCAATTTCCTTTCGAGTGGTAAAAACCAATCCCTTTACCAGCATAAATGTGGTGACTTTATTGCTTCCTCCACCCTCGGTCTCCAGCTTACTGTTAAATATTGGAAACGCCCCTCTAACAGTGTCCAAATGGGAAAGTTGAGGAACATCCTCAAGGTCCAGTGTTTTCTTATGGCCAAGAGCAATCAAAGGACCCATCCATGAGAAAGTAAAGAGACTAAAAATTCCAGCTTTGGCGTAAGGGGTCACAGTTTCATCACCTCTCGAAGGCTTGGTAGACTCCACACCGCTGCTGGCACTACCATTCAAAAGGGGTTCATGAAGGGCTGTTCCTTCATTCCCTTTCCCACCAAAAAATCCCACGTAACAGAAGTATACACTCGTTACAAAGGAAACAACGTCAGAGGCCCAAAACAGACTTGACAGAGCATGCTGCCTTTTGTAATAAAGTACGTCTATGACGAGGCAGTAGCAAGACACGGAGAAGTTAACCCCCCACCAAAGCCTCAAAACGAGTGGGTACTTGGTCTCACTGTCCATGATGCGGGCGCCCAAGAAAACAGACAGTGATGTCCAAGCAAGAGTCTTTGCCCCCAAATCCAATATAGTCACAACCTTTTCGTCAGACCAACCATTTGTATACCAATAAAAATGGTTCAATAAACATAAAGCAAGGTTGAACAACGAAAGACCCAGACAAGAAAACAGAGTTACTCTGTAATACAAGGGACCGGCAGGCTTAACATTGTGTTTCCGGCTTTCACCGTCACCGCTCCTTAATCTCCTACAAACCCATGAGACGCATACGAGCAGAAACAAAACCAGGTGCAAAGAGCCGGTGAAGACACGCAGGAAAACGGGATTGAGGAGAAAAGAACCCCCCATGTTAGCAAATGAAAAGGGGCGCGGCTGAGAAAGAAGAACATGAATATCCGTAAAGAAAGATGATGTTTGCGGAAAACCCATTACCCTATAGCTTTCAGAGGTAAAAGGGTTATGGTGCAACACAGATTGGTGTGTGTGTTTTCCACTCCCAAGTCAAAAGCGATACACGCTCATATTTCATAAATGATAGGTATTTATCACCGAAAAAGTGGATCCAAAATAATTGTTCTCGGCGAAAAGGGGCGTCAAGAGTCAGAGTTCCTTGGGTAATAGGTAAACGTGGTTGGCAAGACTTGGCAGACGGAGA
It encodes:
- the LOC140886534 gene encoding ABC transporter C family member 3-like; translation: MGFPQTSSFFTDIHVLLSQPRPFSFANMGGSFLLNPVFLRVFTGSLHLVLFLLVCVSWVCRRLRSGDGESRKHNVKPAGPLYYRVTLFSCLGLSLFNLALCLLNHFYWYTNGWSDEKVVTILDLGAKTLAWTSLSVFLGARIMDSETKYPLVLRLWWGVNFSVSCYCLVIDVLYYKRQHALSSLFWASDVVSFVTSVYFCYVGFFGGKGNEGTALHEPLLNGSASSGVESTKPSRGDETVTPYAKAGIFSLFTFSWMGPLIALGHKKTLDLEDVPQLSHLDTVRGAFPIFNSKLETEGGGSNKVTTFMLVKGLVFTTRKEIAVSAVYVLVYTLASYVGPYLIDNLVQFLNGHRNSKNQGYWLVSAFFIAKVFECLSQRHWFFAVQQAGYRARAALVAKVYNKGLTLSCLSKQGRTTGEIINIMSVDAERIGDFGWYMHDPWMVIIQVGLALAILYRNVGLASVAALVATVLVMLANVPLGKLQEKYQDELMKSKDARMKSTSEVLRNMRILKLQAWELKFLSRILDLRKRETGWLRKYLYTSAVTTVVFWGAPTFVSVITFGACMVMGIPLESGKILSALATFRILQEPIYNLPDTISMIVQTKVSLDRISLFLSLDDLQADVIEKLPSTSSNIAIEIIDGNFAWDASSSIPTLKDINLSVSRGMRVAICGTVGSGKSSLLSCVLGEMPKISGIVKLAGKKAYVAQSPWIQSGKIEENILFGKEMDRQLYNKVLEACSLKKDLEILSFGDQTVIGERGINLSGGQKQRIQIARALYQDADIYLFDDPFSAVDAHTGTHLFNECILGLLGSKTVIYVTHQVEFLPAADIIVVMKDGKIKQAGKYNDILKSGSDFMELVGAHEEALSAIDSWVTSNAEEVSSDNAKKVLQKQESQNNRNDKVDGGDEIRGQLVEEEEREKGRVGLAVYWKYVTTAYGGLLVPFILLAQILFQALQIGSNYWMAWATPVSKDEASPVGSSTLILVYVALSILSSFCVFARALLLVTAGYKTATKLFNTMHQCIFRAPMSFFDSTPSGRILNRASTDQSTVDLNMASLVGQFAFAIIQLLGIIFVMSQVAWQVFIIFVPVISICIWLQKYYIASARELARLCGVCKAPVIQHFSETLSGSSTIRSFDQEPRFRDTSMKLIDGYSRPKFHTAGAMEWLCIRLDVLSLVTFAFSLVFLISIPEGTIDPSVAGLAITYGLNLNTLQAWVVWNFCTLENRIISVERILQYISIPSEPPLVIESNRPPSQWPTNGEVNIQDLQVRYAPHLPLVLRGLTCTFFGGKRTGIVGRTGSGKSTLIQTLFRIVDPAGGQILIDGIDISSIGLHDLRSRLSIIPQDPTMFEGTIRSNLDPLEEHTDEQIWEALDKCQLGDDVRKKEGKLDSSVSENGENWSVGQRQLVCLGRVLLKKSQVLVLDEATASVDTATDNLIQQTLKQHFTNSTVITIAHRITSVLDSDRVALLDHGLLKEYDTPGKLLEDKSSSFSKLVAEYSMRSTSSHENLTNVEE